The nucleotide window ATTCCCGTTGGCGACAAAGGCGTTATCCTCATCGACTGCGGGGCCAACACGGAAAGCACGCCGGAATACCTATTGCAGTTTGCGTTTATGGGCTCTTTTTACGCCAATCGTGTTTTGAATATTGACAAGCCGCGCGTCGGCCTTTTAAACATCGGTACCGAGCGCATCAAAGGCACCGACCTGCAAATCGAAGCCTATACGCTTCTGGAACAGGCGGCCGCCGACGGGTCGATTACTTTTATCGGCAACGTCGAGGCTAAAGGCGTTATGCAGGGCGAATGCGACGTTGTGGTGACGGACGGATACACCGGTAATATTTTTCTGAAATCGATTGAAGGGACGGCGTCGTTTCTGATGCGCGAGATCAAAGGCGTCTTCATGAAGAATGCGCTCACGAAGCTGGCGGCCCTCCTGATTAAAAAGGATTTCAGGTCGCTTAAGGAACGGCTCGACGCGGATAAAATCGGCGGGACGGCGCTATTAGGGATTGCCAGGCCCGTCATCAAAGCCCACGGCTCGTCGGGTGCCGGTGCCATTAAAAACGCCGTTTGGCAAGCCGTCTGTGCCGTCAAGTCCGGCATAAATGACGATATCGTAAAAAACATTGAGCGCATGAAAATAGCAGATGTTTCCGACAAAAATTCGTAAAAAAAGTGCCGTTAAAAACTGTTGACAAATGAATAGGGACGCTTTAATATTTCGTTAGGCAAAGCGGCTGCACGCCGCTCAAACGTGACGAGAGGTGAGCAATGTGATTTTTGAGAGGCTGCGTGCTTTAATAGCCGAGCAGTTTTCCGTCAGCGAGGATGCCATCGACATGGACACCTCCTTTACAGATGATCTGGGTGCCGATTCACTCGATGTTGTTGAGCTGACGATGGCGATTGAGGAAGAATTCGATATTCCGGAAGCGGACGAGGAAGACCTTTATAAGCTCGTTACCGTCGGCGATGTCTATCGCTATATCTCCGGTAAAATAGACTGAAAGCCATAGGAATTTCGGGCGGGTGACAACCCGCCCTTTTTGTTAGATGGTCGGTTTAATGGCCGCTTGAAAGGTGGACGTGCATGGACAAGCTTGAACAGAAACTCGGCTATACGTTCCGCGACAGGTCTCTTTTGCAGACGGCGCTGACCCACAGCTCGTATGCCAATGAAAATAAAAAAGACGGCGTTTTGTATAATGAGCGCCTGGAGTTTCTGGGCGATGCCGTGCTCGGCTTTATCGTGGCCGAACAGTTATATCACAAAAAGCCGCCGATTCCGGAAGGGCAGATGACGCGCTTGCGCGCCGAGCTCGTCTGTGAAAAAAGCTTGGAAGCGGCGGCAAACCGCCTCGGTCTTGGCGCGCATCTGCGTCTTGGGCGCGGCGAAGCGCAGGGCGGTGGCAGGCAGCGCCCGTCGATTCTGGCCGACGCGATGGAGGCGCTTGTCGCCGCTGTTTATTCTGACGGCGGCATTGACGCGGCCAAAACCATTGTCGAGCGCCTAATTTTGGAAAATTATGATTTTGGCGGTGAGCCGTCCGGCGGCGATTTCAAAACGGCGCTGCAGGAGCTCGTCCAGAAAAAGAGCGGGCAGACGCTCGCCTATGCGCTTGTCGGCGCGCGCGGGCCGGATCATCAGAAAGAATTTATCGTCGAGGTGCTGCTAAACGGCATTAAAAAAGGCGAGGGTATTGGCAGAAGCAAAAAGGAAGCCGAACAGGCGGCGGCCAAAATGGCGCTTCGCGCGCTGGCGAAATGACGCCGGGCCGTCGCGTCATTCCCTTTTTTGTGCCGCATCTCGGGTGCCAGAACAGCTGCGTTTTCTGCAACCAGCACCGGATTACGGGGTCGGCAGAACCAGTTGCGGCGGAAACGGTCACAGCATCCTTGCACGCGCTGGCGCTGCCCGTGGATGCGGCTTGCCAGATTGCTTTTTACGGCGGGAGCTTTACAGCCATCCCGGTTGAGCAGCAGATATCGCTGTTGCGTGCGGTTCAACCATTCCTGACGACGCACAAAAACGCGACCCTGCGCCTCTCAACACGGCCGGACGCCGTTGACAGACAGACGCTCGAGCGCCTTCGCGTTTTTGGCGTTCGGACAATAGAGCTCGGCGCGCAGTCGCTGTGCGACGACGTGCTGCAGGCATCCTGCCGCGGGCATACATCAGCCGACACCGATAAGGCTGCGCGCCTTGTGCGCGAACAGGGGTTTGAGCTCATCCTCCAGATGATGACGGGCCTGCCGGGCGACACGCCTGAAAAGGCGCGCTGGACGGCCGAGCGCCTCATTGCCCTCCGGCCGGACGGCGTGCGGATTTATCCGACGGTCATTTTGCAGAACACGCCGCTTTTCGACATGTGGCGCGCCGGTATGTATAAAGAACACACGGTAGACGACGCGGTGGCGCTCTGTGCCGATTTGTATCAGCTGTTCGAGGCGTCGGGAATCCCCGTGATCCGGATCGGCCTTAATCCGACGACGGCGCTCTCCGGCGGGGCGGCCGTCGGTGGGGCGTACCATCCGGCATTCGGCCAGCTCGTCTTGTCGCGCGTCTATTATGACAAGGCGCTGGCGCTTTTGCAATGCGCGCGCGGCGCGCAAAGTGTCACGCTTGGCGTCCATCCGGGGTGCGTGTCTTATATGACCGGTCACCGGCGTGCGTCGGTGACGGCACTCGAGAAAGCGCTCCATATCGGGCGGGTGCGCACTTTGGCGGCAGATGCCGCGCGCGGAGAAATCGTCATAATGCGCATTGATTATGGCGGGTGAAAAGGATATAATATCCTGAAAAGCAAAAACCATACGGCCGAAGTCTTTCCGGTGCCGCAGCCCGGGGAGGCGGCATATTTTTTTGGATAAAAGACGGACACTCAAGTATGTTGCAGGCAGGATAAGTTCAAGGCGGGGCGGTGTGAGCATGTATTTAAAGTCGTTGGAAATTCAGGGCTTTAAATCTTTCCCGGAAAAAACGCGTCTGACATTTGAAAAACCGATTACAGCCATTGTCGGGCCGAACGGCAGCGGCAAATCAAACATCTCCGACGCACTTTTGTGGGTCATGGGCGAACAATCGACGAGAACGCTGCGCGGCGGCAAGATGGAAGACGTTATCTTCGGCGGGACGATCCGCCGCGGGCAGGTCGGCTTTGCGGAGGTCTCGCTCATACTGGACAACGCAGACCGCGTTTTCGACATGGATTTCACGGAGGTCATGATCACGCGGCGGTATTACCGCTCCGGTGAGAGCGAATATTTCATCAACCGTCAGCTCGTCCGGCTGAAGGATTTGAGCGAGCTTTTTATGGACACGGGCCTCGGGCGCGAGGGTTACAGCGTCATCGGCCAGGGTAAAATCGACGCGATCCTGTCGGCCAAGAGCACTGACCGGCGCGAAATATTTGAAGAGGCCGCCGGCATTTCACGCTTTCGCCACCGGAAAGAGGAGGCCGAGCGCAAGCTCCAGCACACCGATGAAAACCTTGTGCGGTTAAATGATAAAATCAGCGAACTGGCCTTGCAGGTCGAGCCGCTTTTTGAGCAGGCCGAGACGGCCCGGCGCTATCTCTTTTTGCGTGACGAGCTGCGCGGTCTCGAAATCTCCGTCTGGATGGACGGCCTTGAAAAGCTTTCCGAGCAGATGACGAAGCTCAATGAGGACTTTGAAACAGCCGCGGCGCAGAAAGAGCGTGTCGGCGGTGAGATCGAATCGGACTATGACGACGCCCAGCATTTTGCCGAGAGCATGCATGAAAAGGACTTGGCGCTCGACACCGTTCGCGGGGCCATCTCGACCGAAGACGCCAAAAGCGCGGAATATGAGAGTACCGTTGCCGTTTTAAAGGAAAAGCTTGAGAATATGACGGCCGAAGCCGAGCGCGTCCGCCGAGAGCTTGATGAGCAGGAAGGGCGCGACGGCGGCATTAAAGCGCAGATTGACGAGCGAGAGTCCCGCATCGCCGCGCTGACGGCCGAGAAAACGCGTCTGACGGCGGCAGCCGGTGCGCTTTTTGACGCTTTATCGTCGGTCGCCGATTCGGCGGGCGCATCGTCAAAACGTCTGGCCGAGCATGTTCGGGCGGAAAATGACATGCAGGCAGCCCTGGGCGATCACAAGGCACGGCTGTCGGCGCTGGCATCTTCCGCGCAGGAGATGTACGACAGGGACGAGACGGTGGCGCAGGACATCGCCGCAGCAACTGAAAAGCTGCGGGCACTGGAAGAGGAGCGCGACGTCTGCCGTGACGCGCACCGCCGCGCGGCAGAAGACGTCCAGAATATTAAAAACATCATCAGCGGGTATGCGCTGCGGCTGGAAAGCCGCCGGAAAAAGGCGGAGGAAGCCGAAAAGCGGAAAACGGCCGTCACAATGGAACTCGGCGCGTTGACGTCGCGCATCGCCCTGCTCAATGAAATGGAAAAGGACTATCAGGGATATTCCAAGGCCGTCAAGCTCGTCATGCAGGAGGCGCAGCGCGGCATCCTCAAAAACATTCACGGTACTGTTG belongs to Oscillospiraceae bacterium CM and includes:
- the plsX gene encoding phosphate acyltransferase PlsX, which encodes MKIIIDAMGGDNAPDEIVRGAVMACEDFQIEAILTGRGEDILRSLEKMGRKELPKGIEIANASDVIGMDEDPVTAIREKKDASMTVALAMLRDGAGDAVVSAGSTGALLSGATLVVKRIRGIRRAALAPVIPVGDKGVILIDCGANTESTPEYLLQFAFMGSFYANRVLNIDKPRVGLLNIGTERIKGTDLQIEAYTLLEQAAADGSITFIGNVEAKGVMQGECDVVVTDGYTGNIFLKSIEGTASFLMREIKGVFMKNALTKLAALLIKKDFRSLKERLDADKIGGTALLGIARPVIKAHGSSGAGAIKNAVWQAVCAVKSGINDDIVKNIERMKIADVSDKNS
- the acpP gene encoding acyl carrier protein, whose amino-acid sequence is MIFERLRALIAEQFSVSEDAIDMDTSFTDDLGADSLDVVELTMAIEEEFDIPEADEEDLYKLVTVGDVYRYISGKID
- the rnc gene encoding ribonuclease III; amino-acid sequence: MDKLEQKLGYTFRDRSLLQTALTHSSYANENKKDGVLYNERLEFLGDAVLGFIVAEQLYHKKPPIPEGQMTRLRAELVCEKSLEAAANRLGLGAHLRLGRGEAQGGGRQRPSILADAMEALVAAVYSDGGIDAAKTIVERLILENYDFGGEPSGGDFKTALQELVQKKSGQTLAYALVGARGPDHQKEFIVEVLLNGIKKGEGIGRSKKEAEQAAAKMALRALAK
- a CDS encoding radical SAM protein — encoded protein: MTPGRRVIPFFVPHLGCQNSCVFCNQHRITGSAEPVAAETVTASLHALALPVDAACQIAFYGGSFTAIPVEQQISLLRAVQPFLTTHKNATLRLSTRPDAVDRQTLERLRVFGVRTIELGAQSLCDDVLQASCRGHTSADTDKAARLVREQGFELILQMMTGLPGDTPEKARWTAERLIALRPDGVRIYPTVILQNTPLFDMWRAGMYKEHTVDDAVALCADLYQLFEASGIPVIRIGLNPTTALSGGAAVGGAYHPAFGQLVLSRVYYDKALALLQCARGAQSVTLGVHPGCVSYMTGHRRASVTALEKALHIGRVRTLAADAARGEIVIMRIDYGG